The Erinaceus europaeus chromosome 17, mEriEur2.1, whole genome shotgun sequence nucleotide sequence GTGGCAGCCACACCAGCAGAACAAGTGGGCCAGCCTGTACGATGCCAACTACAAGGAGCTGTGAGTATGGACTACCCCCTTTTGCCCTCCACTCTTCTCCCCCCaatttccccttccccccaacactAAGAACAGGGTCCAGGGGTGCACACTGGGGACAGGAATGCCCTCTCACCTTTCCACAAGAGCAGACAGGCTCAGGCAGATAGAGGACTAGCATCTGGGAGGGCTGGTGCCCCAAGCTAGCTTCAGGGCTGGTGGGATAGCTGCTCAGCTGGGAGGGCCCCTGgcacctgctctgccctgccctgcaagggacccaggttcgagtccccccaCTGCAGCACATGGGGGTGTTTGGGTTACCGGGTGAGGTTTgggtgctgtctctccctctctgcctctgaaaaaaaaaggtcagctaggagtggtgaagccccagagaggACCCCCCAAAAAAGATAAATAACCGAAAAGAAAACGCAGAAATGAGGTGGAGAttgactgcataatggttatgcaaagagactttcatgtgtgaggctctgaagtcccaggttcaatcccccgcaccaccataaaccagaggtgagcagtgctctggtttgaaaaagaaagaaaggatgaaaaagcAAACACAGAAACCAGCAATGGGAGAAGTCTGCCAGGGCGGGGCCCCAGTGGgtgactcctccccctccccctcccccctgcattCCAGAAAGAGAGCCGGAAGCAGAGTGTCCTCCAGGGCCCTTCCAGCACCCCTCCCTGGGGGGCCAGGGGAGGGGGACACCATTCCTCACTCTCCCTCCACTCCCACCTCTATGCCTGCAGCCAGGAGCATCCTGACCCCTCCCTGATGCTCCCCggaagtgtgtgtgttgggggtggtggtgagggggggcTTCCCTCTGGTGCCAGGCTGAAGCCTGCTTCCAAGCATGTGGGGTTCTTATCCAGATGCCCTCAGGGTTTGGGGCGGCCAGCTGCCATGTTATTGGCAGATCTTTGGGGGTCCTGCCAATATGAGAGGCCAGTCTTGGCAGTATGAGGAAGCTGGCATTTGGAGACCCCCTCCCTAGGGCAACCTAGATGTGTCCTGGAGGCTCACCGTGGGTAGTCGAGgatagagcttcccccagtgctggagtATTCCCAAGTGGTACCAGGGCTCGAATTAGAGCTGTACACATGCCATGTGCTCTACCCTGTGAGCTGtttctccatcctctctccagaTGTCTCAACACTCTTTCTCTGTCCAGCTTCTTCCAGACAGGCCCCAGGCTTGGGGGTACTGCTTATATCTGGAGccctgggtggggtgggtgggggatttCCAATGGCTCTTTCCTGCCACCTGGAGCCTCGCCCCTCCAGAGAACCCAGACTAGAAAATACTTTTCCCAAAGACCAACGGGTAAACTGAGGCACAGTTCAGGCCACCCAGAGTGGCCCTTTCCCCAGCCAGTCAGGAAGAGGGAggtggaatgggggtggggagaggggtgtctgggggctcgagcctggtgGACAGGGGCTGGGCCAGGCCAGAGCTGGCGCCTGGTTCCACCGTTTCCTTGACAACCAGCTGTCAGGTCGCTGTGAGGCTCCCCAGATGCAGCCCCTCTGCCCCTTCTCCATCCAGGGAGGGGGCTGCCTTCTGGGTGGCAGCTGAGTGTGGGAGAGGGTCTTACCCATCCGTCCCCACCCTGCCCTGGAGTGGGGTGGTccctggagctggggggggggggctcggttTCCCTtcctgaggtgggggtggggacagtagGGCTGGTGTAAGGAAGGATATGGCAGGAAGGGGCAGGCTAGGCCTCCCCAAGGTGAatgtccccctgcccccccaggcCCATGCTCACCTACCGGGTGGACGCCGACAAGGGCTTCAACTTCTCAGTGGGCGATGACGCCTTTGTGTGCCAGAAGAAGAACCACTTCCAGGTCACTGTGTACATCGGTCTGCTGGGCGAGCCAAAGTACGTCAAGACCCCCGACGGCCTCAAGCCCCTCGACTGCTTCTACCTGAAACTCCACGGCGTGAAGGCAGGCAGGGCTTGGGGGAGGCTGGGGACCCTGACAGAGGGGACCCCCCATACACGGGGAGACCCCACATGTTCCAGGACCACTGCCCTCCCAGGAAAGTCTAGACTCCCCCACACACCTCTGCTCCCTTCaagcctctcttttcttttctcttcttttttgcctccagttatcactggggcttggcgacAGAACTACGAataactgctcctggtggccattctttccattttattggataggacagagagaaatggagagaggagggaaagagaggaaggcagaaagacagacaactgcagacctgcttcactgctttatgaagcatcccccctgcaggtggggagctgggggctcaaacccacatctttgcttgggtccttgcccttagtattatgtgtgcttaaccagaagtgccactgcccagtcccctgtcctCTGTTCCTTTCTCTGCCTGGAACCTACAGTCTGGGCCCACCCTCCCCTCAGCCAATACCTCTCACTGGGTAGGCTGCCTGCATTGCTAttcagaggacccaggttcaagcccgctgCACCCCATGGAGGAAACTTCGGCCTTGTGGtatctccaaataaataaaaggcagccAGGGATACCTCAGTGGActgagtattggactctcaagcaggaggtcccaggtttgaggcctGCCTCCTCCCtttcactaataagtaaataaatctaaaaaataacaaacagggggaggtgggggctgggggtgcatcttgttaagtgcacatgctagtTGTTTGAGTacgcaggtttaagcccccagtacccacctacccacctgtagggggaaaggttTCATGAGTAGGGCTACcagtgcctctctgtttctctccctttcgatttcccttacttctctctcttttttttctaccctatcaaataaaatcaataacaaaaaacaaaaaagtgccTTCAGATAGTGAAATCACTCACGTTCAAGGCATATACTGGCCAAACTGCTTGCCTCGATAGCTCATTGCTTTGCCGTGCACACAGCTGagggcccagcccagccccaccacactggaggaggcCTGAGTGCTTTGGTTTCTGAccttctctgtctttgtttcctcctctttctttcatcctttattattttttttaactgctcagcactggcttatggtggtgctggggattgaacctgttctgtctcaggcatgaaagtctttttgcataactgataTGAtgtttctctagccctctgtctctgtctctctgccaggATGGTACAATCCTAGCAATGATgggagggaaatatatatagtgattttttttaagtcccaCTGTTCCTCACCCTTCTGTGAACTGCCTCACTGTTTCACCCCCAAAATGGGTTCTGTGCCCACCTGCCTTCCCCCTAGGCCTCCCTTCAGAAATGGGGCTCTAGGACCCTAGTTCCCCAGGTCACAATCTAGAGGTCCCTTGCTTCAcctcaccctgcaccctgcatccTGTCTGTTCTCTGGCctgcccccctcctctctttccctctgtacccCGCTCCCTTAGGCTTCTGGCTTGTGGTGTCAGGGCTAGGGCTGGTGGAGGGGTTCTGAGGACATGAGAAAGATGGGGACAGTGAGAGAGACGGGGACAGTGTTTGCAGAGGTTGATTTTAGGGGGTGTACTTCCATCAGAGAAGGTACCTGAGCCCCTGGGGAGTGAAGTGGGGACAGATGGTGCCTAGATTTCCTCATGAGCTCCAGCAGGTAGGCctgagtggggagctggggtcctgAGCTGCCACTGCACCCGGCTTCCCACAGCTGGAAGCCCTGAACCAGTCCATCAACATCGAACAGTCCCAGTCAGACCGGAGCAAGCGGCCCTTCAACCCTGTCACGTGAGCAGCTCTGTGGGATGGTTGGGGGGGGCTGTACTGGGAGCCACAGTGCCCACTCCCCACACACTCCAGACCTGGGTGTCTCCTTGCAGGGTCAACCTGCCCCCTGAGCAGGTGACAAAGGTAACGGTGGGACGACTTCACTTCAGCGAGACCACAGCCAATAACATGCGCAAGAAAGGCAAGCCCAATCCGGACCAGAGGTGAGCCCCCCTAGTCAGACACCATCCTGACTCCCGTGCAGGGACAGACATGTGACAGAGGTGACCTGAGACTCTGAGTCTTCAACTGACAGACAAACAGATGGGCCAGCATCTATCTGTTTAtttacaagaacactgctcagctctagttcacAGTggagctggggagtgaacctcggacctcagagtcttaggcattaaAGGCtttctgcatcaccattatgctgtctcccaggcacTTGAAGCAGCTTCCAGAAGGCTCACTCTGGTAGCTTCTTCCATGTCATCCTGGGCAGCGTCCGCCCCCTGGTGGACACACGGGCCCCTACACCAGTGGGGCCCCGGGATCTCGGAGGGCCTAGTGGGCAGTTTTGTGCACTGGATGACAGGCCTGGGCACAGTGGCtaggggaggggtgtgtgtgtgtgtgtgtgtgtgtgtgtgtgtgtgtgtgtgtgtgtgtgtggtgtcctgCCTTTCGTGGCTCTAAtatcctcgtgtgtgtgtgtgtgtgtgtgtgtgtgtgtgtgtgtgtgtgtggtgtcctgCCTTTCGTGGCTCTAATATCCTCGTGTGCCCCAGGTACTTCATGCTGGTGGTGGCCCTGCAGGCGCATGCGCAGAACCAGAACTACACGCTGGCCGCCCAGATCTCCGAGCGCATCATCGTGAGGGTGAGTGCTACCCCTGCCAAGGCCTAAGTGGCCTCCCCAGACCTAGGAGTCAcgtccccctccaaaaaaaaaaaaaaaacaaacacctgggGAGCTTGGAgctgagtttgctgagcactGGCTGTGTGGCCCCAAACTCTCACCCTCTCTGGGCTGCGGTGTCTAGGTTGCAGGTGGACTTCCAGGATCCCACAAGGGGCTCAGAGTCATCACGCAGAGAGGGGCAGCTTGAGTTGGGGAAGGTGGGGGTGCGGCGCCCTAGCTGGAGCCCTTTTCCTCGGATGCTACAGgtccccacccccctcctccgGGACTAATCCAACTTGGAATCTCGCTCACCAGGCTTCCAACCCAGGCCAGTTTGAGAGTGACAGCGACGTGCTGTGGCAGCGGGCGCAGGTGCCCGACACCGTTTTCCACCACGGCCGTGTGGGCATCAACACGGACCGGCCGGACGAGGCGCTCGTGGTGCACGGCAACGTCAAGGTCATGGGCTCACTCATGCACCCCTCAGACCTGCGGGCCAAGGAACACGTGCAGGAGGTGGGGCGGGGCGAGATCCACTGGGAGGGCGGGGCTGTGGTTGGGCTAATACTCGGAGTTTGTGTGGGCGTGGCTTATGAAGGGCGTAACTGAGTGGCGAATGGGTGGCTTATGGGCGTGGCCGACTGGCGAGGCGGGGTTGTGGTTGGGTGAGGTGCGCGTGGTCCCCGGAGGGTGTTTGGGCGAGGGTACAGAGTGGGGCGGGGCTTTGCGTGGGCGTGGCTACATGAGGGGGGAGCCTTGGGCAGAGCTTGCGTGGGCGTGGCTGCGCCATACGGGGGCGGGGCCGGACCTTGTTCCCGTGTGAGTGGGGTTATACTCAGGGGACCCGGTGTGGGCGGGGTCATGTGTGGGCGTGGGCGGGTTACTGCACTGCCCGGGAAGGACCAGCGGGAGACAGACCTTGGACCTCAGTAACAGTGTTCCCCCTGCCACTACAGCCTCCGGCCTGCCAGCTGGGCTCCGTGCAGGAGAGGGATTCAGTCTTGACCCTGCCCTCCCCGCCCCTCCACGCAGGTAGACACCACGGAGCAGCTGAAGCGGATCTCGCGCATGCGGCTGGTGCACTACAGATACAAGCCCGAGTTTGCAGCCAGCGCGGGCATCGAGGCTACGACGCCAGAGACTGGTAGGGGCCGTGGAGCCAGTCACCTCAGCTCCCATATGCCCGCCCCATCACAGGCCTGCCACCCCGCTCCAGGCTCCTGTTACACCGCCTCTGGGAAGCCTGCCTTCCAAGAAGCCGTTACTCCTCGTGCCCCCACTGCCAGTGAAGTCTAGGAATAGGGGCACAGAGTCCTCAGCCCCCTAGAGGAATCCCTAGTCCAACCTCACCTTCTCCTGGGATTCTTACTCCTAGGACACCGTGCCCCTCCCGCCTCCCAACTCAGGGAACCCCACATATCTCTAGCCCCCAAAGCTTCCCACCTAGAGCTTTGAATTACAATGCTGGGgctgtcccctctcctcccccacacGTGGCCTGGCCCCTCCCAGGTGTCATCGCACAGGAGGTCAAGGAGATCCTGCCCGAGGCGGTGAAGGACACTGGAGATGTGGTTTTTGCCAATGGGAAAACCATAGAGAACTTCCTGGTGGTGAACAAGGTGGGGGACATCTgaagggacaccaggggcagAAGGAGTGGCCTGCTGGAGGCATTGTCCCCTATGTAGAGGGCGCACTGATGCAGGGGGCAACAGCTGTCCAGCCTCTTCTGCTGCCAGCCAAGCCCTGTCCCTACACCACAGGGAGTGTGCAAGCactggcggggggcggggggtagACAGAAGTGCCTCAGTCTGTGGGGCTGTGATTACTAGGAGAGCCTTGCTGAGGGTCCCACCCACCCGGGTCCCACCCACCCGCAGCCCCTCAAGAAGAGAGAAGCAATAGTGAGGCTGGCCCAGGTTGACtgtgcccccatccccaccccgcaGGAGCGGATCTTCATGGAGAACGTGGGCGCCGTCAAGGAGCTGTGCAAACTCACGGACAACCTGGAGACTCGAATTGATGAGCTGGAGCGTTGGAGTCACCGGCTGGCCAAGCTGCGGCGCCTGGACAGCCTCAAGTCCACGGGCAGCTCGGGTGCCTTCAGGTGGGGGGGGCAAAATGGGTGGGGGGACATGGGGAGGCCAGAGCCCCTCCCAGGGCCACCTCTGACCGTGGCCTTCTTGCTGCAGCCACGCCGGGAGCCAGTTCAGCCGGGCAGGTAGTGTCCTCCACAAGAAGAGGCCCCCCAAGATGGCCAGCAAGGTGAGGGTGGACAGATCAGGGCTGGGAGAAGGGgggtctctggggagggggcTTCTCGTTCTCCTTGTCTCCTTCTCTGGGCGCCAGGGGCCCCTCCTGAACCAGACCTCTCTCTGGTTTCCCCTCCACACTGCATCCAGCCAGCCTCTGTGGCCCCGGACCAGGCCTGTGTCAGTCATCGCTTCCTGAAGGGCACCATCATTGCCCTGGTGGTGGTCATGGCCTTCAGGTGATggtgggggggcaggaaggaCCCTGCAGACCAGGAGACCAAGTGGCAGAGTGAGTGGGGGTGCTCCAGGGCCAGGCCTGGCTCTGACATGGCCCTTCTTGCGGCCCCCAGCGTGCTGTCCATGTCCACCCTGTACGTTCTGAGCCTGCGCAATGAGGAGGACGTGATGGAGGCAGATGGGTAAGCCCTGGGGCCCGAGCTGTCTCCTCTGATGGGGTTTGCTTAAAGTGGGGGACTTGTGGGATAGCAAGGGGTCCTCCAGGAGGCTGGACAATCCATGCTgctttttttttagggggggggatagagacagagaaattaagagggaagggggggaatcaagagagagaaagagatacctccagttcgacttcactgctcatggagctttcttcctgcaggtggggactggggcttgaacccaggtcctcgtgcatagtaacatgctctaTCAGGCGCTTCTCCTAGCTCATGTTTTTTTGTCTGCTCTGTTGCTCTAGACGGCTGGACACCCCTCCCCCTGAAATTCAGCTGGtggagtgggggtagggggtgggggacagtgtGGGTGTTGAGCACTGCCACCTACTGTCACCCTCAGCTCCTGGGCTGTCTCtgactgtgtctctctttcctctctctctcctgtgcctgcttccctctttttctctctgctcccCCTTAGCTCTTTGGCCGTGTCCACTTCCTGTCTTCTGGCCCTGCTCCAGCCCCAGCATGCTGGGGGGGGAGAGGCTCTGTGCCCATGGTATGTTTCTGCACTGTGCCCCGGTCTCCTGCCTTTGCCTCTTACCACCCTTCCTCCTGACTCCTCTGGTTTCCCCTGTCCAccaccttcctgccccccccccccactgtgtcccccagcccctctgagCTCAGCCTCTGCTTCCCCAGCAGGTTCAGCCAGAGTTTTGGGACTACTCAGCTCCGACAGGCCCCTGCTCCCACTGGGCTGCCAGGCACCCAGCCCTCCTCGCTCCTGGGTGAGtgctggggtgggagtggagggcTGAGGTGTGGGGAGCTTCCCCTGCCCCAGGCTCACACAGCCTCTGGCTTCCTCAGTCACCCACAGGCTGAGCAGCTCAGCGCCTGggccagccctgcccaccctggaCCTGTGCTCCGGCACCTCCTGCCCCGTGCTCTGCTGTTCCTCTTCCATCCCCAGCCTGGCCACAGCCCGTGGCCTCACCTCCAGCTCTAGCCCTGGCAccagccccagtcccagtccctccACCAGTGCTAACCACTCAGGTATGGCTGTCCTGGGCCCAGAATGGGGTTGTGGTATGACCTGAGACCAGGACAAAATGCCAGAGACTCACTGGTGGGAGGATTCCAGGAACCCAGAATGAGAACACATACgttcccatgctcaaggacccaggttcaggcccaggcggtagcacacctggtaacaaatcacacttattattattatgtttgcctccagggttattgctgggactcggtgcttgcaccacgaatccactgctcctggagaccattttttccccctttgttgtccttgttttatcattgttgtggttattactgttgttgttgccgtcgttggataggacagagagaaatggagagaacaggggagacagagaggaggaaagacagacacctgcagacctgcttcactgcttgtgaagtgactcccctgcaggtggggagccaggggttcgaactgggatccttacgccggtccttgcgcttcgtgccacgtgcacttaacccgctgcgctaccgcccaactcccattattattatcttttaataaaacactttactgtgcacaaggacctgggttcaagaccccaatccccaccagcaggggaaagcttcctgagtggtaaaaGTAGTGCCgctggtatttctttctctctccctctgtctctccctcccctctcaatttctcagtgtcccgtcaaagaaagtaaaaaaatgtgtgtgtgtgtgtgtagtgaggtTGGGGATATTCCCCCATAGGGACTCTGAGAACCAGGGAGATGGAGCACAGAGTCTGCACAGCAGGTCCTAGGTTCGATCCTTGAAACCTCCCACAGCCAGAGCAAAGTCAGAGAGAACAAAGGGATAGAGTCACCTGGGGACAACCAGGGACATCTCTTACCCTGTCCCCCTGCTTCTGCTCACAGGTCCCAGCCACACAGCCCTGCTGCCGGTCACCAACATCAGAGCTAAATCCTGGGGCATCTCGGCCAATGGCATCGGCCACTCCCGGCACTCCAAGGGCCTGGAGCCTGTGGCCAGCCCCATGGTCCCCTTCCCTGGGGGGCAGGGCAAAGCCAAGAGCAGCCCCAGCCTCAGCTTCCATGGCCGGGCCCGACGAGGAGCTCCCCAGCCGAGCCCCGGCCCTGCCCAGTCTACCCATGGCCAGTCAGGTACACTCCCGGCCACCCCACCCTTCCTCCCGGCCCAGCGAGGTCCACTTCAGCCATGTCTCCTGGTGCTGTGTGTAACCATGTGCCCTGACCCCCAGGCTCACGGACCTGGAAACGAAGCCCAGTGACAAGGCTCTGGATGTGAGGGGTTGGGGGGCAAGCAGCTCGGTGTCTGGGTAGGACACTCAGTTTAGGCTGAGGCAGACAGGTAGTCTGGGGAGGCTTCCTGGAGGTGTTGACACTAGAGTCGAGTCCCTGAAATACAGTAGGGGTTTGCCTGGAAGACAATCAGGATGGGCACTTCATGGGGTGTGCCCTGGGTCCTCGTGGGGTTCTGGGCTGTACTCGAGTCCcctgccaccacccccacctccccccaccccacccccagcaggccTGTGTGGTGGCTTCCTCCAGAATGGGCTGCCCGGCTCAGGGAAGAGTAACCAGGGAGTGTCTGGCTGCCTCTGACTAGGGAAGGTTGGGCTGCTTCTCCTTAGCTTCCTGACCCAACAGCTTCTCTCCCTGCAGACGCGGCACCCTCCCTCACCTCCATCCAGGTGCTGGAGAACTTGATGCCCATCACCTCCCAGTACTGTGCTCCTggggacacctgcaggtgggcgggcacgctggggtgggggaggggagtgggtgcAGCTGCAGGCCTCGCCCCTTTGGGGGAAGAACTTCCACTGCAGGGTGGTGCGGACCTTGGGCAGACGGAAGTGGGGGGGCGCAGGGGTGCTGGGGCTGAGGAGCAGGCTTTGCCCCTTCAGGCCCGGGAACGTCACCTACCACATCCCGGTCAGCAGGAGTACCCCACCGCACCTCGGCCTGACGCTGCAGATGAAGTGAGTGTTGGGGGACGGGGTCTCGGGGCTGTGAGTAGTGGGGGCCAGTGGCATCCTTTGCAGACAAGAATTTATTAATGGTGGGGGGAAGCACCAGAGAGTCACCCTGGCATAGGCGacaccggggattgaactgggggacCGTCCACGGGAGAGTCCGGTGCGCTGAGTGTGGTGCGGCTTCCCGAGCGGCTCCTGCTCTGCTTTCAGACTGTGGGGCCAGGAGGGGGCGCGGAGGGTTACGGAACCCCACACCCTGCTTACTGGGCCTCCCCCCAGCTCCTCGTCCCCCGTGTCAGTGGCACTGTGCAGCTTGACGTCGCAGGAGCCATGTGAGGAGGGGGCTGAGCTGTCCAGCCTGCAGGCCCAGCCAGACACCCAGGTAGGGGTGGCGCACCCATGGACACCCAGTGCCCACCGAGGGGATTCCTTGCACTCCTGTCTGTGCTCACTCCACAGGATTCGGGGAGCATGCGGAGGGCCCCCATCCCAGGCCCTGTGTTGGGCCCTGCTGTGGGCTGCCCACAGCCAGGGAGGCGTGTGAAAAGCTCAGGCAGAGGGTGGAGTGGGAAGCAGCCCCCCAAGGAAGCCATCCCCCCTTCCCAGCTGCACACAGAGGGGGAGCCTCTTAGGTAAAGAGGGGCTGGCCTGCTGTGCTCTGGCTTTAGAGCTCAGGTCTTGCTCACAAGGGGAGAGCCCCAGCCCTGCCACCAGTCCACTGTGAGATTTGGATCAATTTTAACCAGAgtgctctcagctctggcttctggtggtggtggggattgaacctgggacctcaggcatgagaatctttttgcatcaccGTTATTAATTCTCTCTTCCCAGCAGCCCCCCGCCCCATTTGTCTTCAGGCCAGAGCTGTGTCCTTGAGTATAAGTAGCACTCCTCTCAGGGATGTGTGCCTGAGGGGTCAGTGAGCTACTACGCCTAGAATCTCATGGGGGGAGTGGGGTGCTGCTGGGCTGGAGGGGCTGCCTGACCCCCCAACCCCCTCTCCAGGGCACCTCCCACCACTGGCCGGTCACCATCCTGCCCTTCCGAGACTTCACCTACCACTTCCAGGTGGCACTGCTGGTGAGTAGGGAGTAGGGACACTGCCCCCTGCCCCAGCTGCCCCCATCCATGCATCAGTGGGTTTGGGGGAGGCCACAGTAACAGCCTTGGGTCTGATGTAGGGGTGATGGAAAGGGGGACCCCCTCCTGCACCTGGGCCTCTGGGATTCCTCGGCCCCCCTCACCTCTGCCCCCCCACCCAGGGTCAGGCCAACTGCAGCACCGAGGCCCGGGTCCATCCGGCCACCGACTACTACTTCCGTTTCTACCGCCTGTGCGACTGAGCAGACACAGCCAGACACACGGACGCCCATGACACTGGAAGTCCTCACACTGGAGCTGCTGTTCCTGGGgttgtcccctcagggtcccAGCCCCCCTTCCCTGTTGCTCCTAGACCTGCGGGCGGCCTGGGCTGAGCCCTAGGACTTGGCCAGACCCTGGGGTCAGTAGAGGGCGGGGCGACCTCACCCCTGAAGCTGCTTATTGGGGGGTAGCTAGAAGCGGAATTTTGGGGTTTGACTGTTACGCTGGACTTGGACTCGTGAGCTTTAATCACGGCCTTGGGGCCTCTCCTTCCTGGGGCCCGACTCCTGGGAGCC carries:
- the MYRF gene encoding myelin regulatory factor isoform X7, whose amino-acid sequence is MEVVDETEALQRFFEGHDINGALEPSNLDTSILEEYISKEDASDLCFPDISAPASATSFPHGQPALPGSSGVHHLSPPGPGPSPGHHGPLPPPSYSAPLNCNNNNGLGAPKPFLGGTGPPIKAEPKAPYAPGTLPDSPPDSGSEAYSPPQVNDPHLLRTITPESLCHVGVPSRLEHPPPPPAHLPGPPPPPPPPPHYPVLQRELYMKAEPPLPPYTTMGQGLVPPDLHHSPQTQMLHQLLQHGAELPTHPAKKRKHSESPPNTLNAQMRSGFIKQEPGTAAALAAHPAHAPSPPWAPQGPLSPGPLPLSIARVQTPPWHPPGAPSPGLLQDSDSLSGSYLDPNYQSIKWQPHQQNKWASLYDANYKELPMLTYRVDADKGFNFSVGDDAFVCQKKNHFQVTVYIGLLGEPKYVKTPDGLKPLDCFYLKLHGVKLEALNQSINIEQSQSDRSKRPFNPVTVNLPPEQVTKVTVGRLHFSETTANNMRKKGKPNPDQRYFMLVVALQAHAQNQNYTLAAQISERIIVRASNPGQFESDSDVLWQRAQVPDTVFHHGRVGINTDRPDEALVVHGNVKVMGSLMHPSDLRAKEHVQEVDTTEQLKRISRMRLVHYRYKPEFAASAGIEATTPETGVIAQEVKEILPEAVKDTGDVVFANGKTIENFLVVNKERIFMENVGAVKELCKLTDNLETRIDELERWSHRLAKLRRLDSLKSTGSSGAFSHAGSQFSRAGSVLHKKRPPKMASKPASVAPDQACVSHRFLKGTIIALVVVMAFSVLSMSTLYVLSLRNEEDVMEADGRFSQSFGTTQLRQAPAPTGLPGTQPSSLLGPSHTALLPVTNIRAKSWGISANGIGHSRHSKGLEPVASPMVPFPGGQGKAKSSPSLSFHGRARRGAPQPSPGPAQSTHGQSDAAPSLTSIQVLENLMPITSQYCAPGDTCRPGNVTYHIPVSRSTPPHLGLTLQMNSSSPVSVALCSLTSQEPCEEGAELSSLQAQPDTQGTSHHWPVTILPFRDFTYHFQVALLGQANCSTEARVHPATDYYFRFYRLCD